One genomic region from Maridesulfovibrio frigidus DSM 17176 encodes:
- the hisA gene encoding 1-(5-phosphoribosyl)-5-[(5-phosphoribosylamino)methylideneamino]imidazole-4-carboxamide isomerase produces MIIFPAVDIKDGVCVRLAQGQADAVTVFSNDPVAQANYWENQGARYLHVIDLDGAFSGVPKNFELIKSICSELSIPVQLGGGIRDIETAAKYIEAGVKRLIIGTMALEEEAMFAELCARFPGQIGVSLDAVDGKLKSRGWVEDAGISIYDIIPRIEAAGAAFIIYTDISRDGMEVGVNTAGLAELCSKTKLPVIAAGGVATLEDIINLYPLASKGLEGAISGKAIYTGSLNLVEAIEWIDNN; encoded by the coding sequence ATGATTATTTTTCCAGCTGTAGATATTAAAGATGGTGTTTGTGTTCGTCTTGCTCAGGGACAGGCTGATGCTGTCACCGTTTTTTCAAATGACCCAGTAGCTCAGGCAAATTACTGGGAGAATCAGGGCGCTCGTTACCTTCATGTTATCGACCTTGATGGCGCTTTCAGTGGCGTTCCTAAGAATTTCGAATTGATTAAATCTATCTGTTCTGAGCTTAGCATTCCTGTTCAGCTTGGCGGCGGAATTAGAGATATTGAAACTGCAGCAAAATACATTGAAGCCGGAGTTAAGAGATTAATTATCGGAACAATGGCTCTTGAAGAAGAAGCAATGTTTGCAGAACTTTGTGCGCGTTTCCCCGGTCAGATAGGTGTGTCTCTTGATGCTGTAGACGGTAAGCTAAAGTCTCGCGGTTGGGTTGAAGACGCAGGTATCTCTATTTATGATATTATTCCTCGCATTGAAGCGGCTGGAGCTGCATTTATCATTTATACTGATATCAGCAGAGACGGCATGGAGGTAGGTGTAAACACCGCAGGGCTTGCTGAGCTTTGCTCTAAGACCAAGCTTCCCGTTATTGCGGCAGGCGGAGTTGCAACCTTGGAAGATATCATTAATTTGTATCCTCTTGCTTCTAAAGGGCTTGAAGGCGCAATTTCAGGTAAGGCTATTTACACTGGTTCTCTAAATCTTGTTGAAGCCATTGAATGGATTGATAACAATTAG
- the hisB gene encoding imidazoleglycerol-phosphate dehydratase HisB — MLKRSASIARTTKETDIALSLNIDGEGRTDISTGVGFADHMLTLMSFWAGFDLDLKCKGDLEIDSHHTLEDIALVFGQALTEAMGDKKGINRYGFAKVPMDEALVEVVIDLSGRAYLVYDDDILPEIIAGDERDVWREFFKSLAFKAGMNLHIKFEYGRNGHHLLEGAFKALGLAFRQALAVERQGVTSTKGSLD; from the coding sequence ATGCTTAAAAGATCTGCATCAATTGCCCGGACCACGAAAGAAACAGATATAGCCCTCTCATTAAATATTGACGGTGAAGGCCGGACTGATATTTCTACTGGTGTGGGATTTGCTGATCATATGCTTACCCTCATGAGCTTTTGGGCCGGGTTCGACCTTGACCTGAAATGTAAGGGCGACCTCGAAATTGACAGCCACCATACACTGGAAGATATAGCGCTTGTTTTCGGACAGGCTCTGACTGAAGCTATGGGTGATAAAAAGGGCATTAATCGTTATGGTTTTGCCAAGGTGCCTATGGATGAAGCTCTCGTAGAAGTCGTTATTGACCTTTCCGGAAGAGCATATCTGGTGTATGACGATGATATCCTGCCTGAGATTATTGCCGGTGATGAGCGGGATGTATGGCGTGAGTTTTTTAAATCACTGGCTTTTAAAGCTGGGATGAATTTGCATATAAAGTTTGAATATGGCCGGAATGGTCATCATCTTCTTGAGGGCGCATTTAAGGCTCTCGGCTTGGCCTTCAGGCAAGCATTGGCTGTAGAACGGCAAGGTGTAACTAGTACTAAAGGGAGTCTTGATTAA
- the tatC gene encoding twin-arginine translocase subunit TatC translates to MSGAEKDSREAGQEDLEGNEDLESSDASTDEPSDNEKDSSDSAENVADEEDVDLDEDEEEPAQTFLQHMEELRRRFVRIFIACGIGFLACYSFAKPLFGLLMAPLVATLPPDSTLIFTSLPEGFVTYLKVSFVAGFFVVSPYIFAQIWGFIAPGLYEHERKWMIPLAFLSACFFVGGALFGYYVVFPFGCEFFMGFADEFIRPMPTLREYLSFSLKLLFAFGVIFEMPLFIFFLARLGVVTHTWLRAKRKYAILICFICSAVLTPPDVITQTLMAGPLVILYEIGIWISYFFGKRGGRLEEKAKAKAAAENGDNDPDDSGPDGGGAAGETVADSDSSDAKAEKPAEEKADAAKKEKPDTKKSKSDYDEDMIEM, encoded by the coding sequence ATGAGTGGGGCTGAAAAAGACTCGCGTGAAGCAGGACAGGAAGATCTAGAAGGCAACGAAGATCTTGAGTCGTCTGACGCAAGCACTGACGAACCATCTGATAACGAGAAAGACTCATCCGATTCCGCTGAAAATGTGGCGGACGAAGAAGATGTGGATTTAGATGAGGATGAAGAAGAACCTGCACAGACTTTCCTCCAGCATATGGAAGAGTTGCGTAGACGTTTCGTTCGCATCTTCATTGCATGTGGTATCGGTTTCTTAGCTTGTTACTCATTCGCGAAGCCTCTTTTTGGATTATTAATGGCTCCGCTTGTAGCTACTTTGCCGCCAGATTCTACTCTTATCTTTACCTCTCTGCCCGAAGGATTTGTCACTTATCTTAAAGTTTCCTTTGTGGCTGGATTTTTTGTTGTTTCACCGTATATTTTTGCTCAGATCTGGGGCTTTATCGCTCCGGGACTTTATGAACATGAACGTAAGTGGATGATTCCTCTTGCATTCCTGTCAGCATGTTTCTTTGTTGGTGGAGCTTTATTCGGCTATTATGTAGTATTTCCTTTCGGTTGTGAATTTTTCATGGGCTTTGCTGACGAATTTATTCGTCCTATGCCTACGCTTCGAGAGTATTTGTCATTCTCATTGAAGCTCTTATTTGCCTTCGGTGTAATTTTTGAAATGCCACTTTTTATCTTTTTCTTGGCACGCCTCGGAGTTGTGACTCATACTTGGCTCCGCGCAAAACGTAAGTATGCAATTCTGATCTGTTTTATATGTTCTGCCGTTTTGACTCCTCCGGATGTCATTACTCAGACTTTGATGGCTGGGCCGCTAGTTATTTTGTATGAAATTGGTATTTGGATATCATATTTCTTCGGCAAAAGAGGCGGGCGTCTAGAAGAAAAAGCTAAAGCTAAGGCTGCTGCTGAAAACGGCGATAATGATCCTGATGATTCCGGTCCCGACGGCGGTGGAGCTGCAGGAGAAACTGTTGCTGATTCAGATTCATCTGATGCAAAGGCTGAAAAGCCTGCTGAAGAAAAAGCCGATGCTGCAAAAAAAGAAAAGCCTGATACTAAAAAAAGTAAGTCTGATTACGACGAAGATATGATCGAAATGTAA
- the tatB gene encoding Sec-independent protein translocase protein TatB yields the protein MFGIGTTELIVILVVALIIIGPKKLPELIKNLGKGLSEVKKMSNDVKSTLDAEVSAADNEREAKEAREKEEARRKAEVEAMDKARAAEAEELEADKLKAENLKAEDKAETVAEAPAESGSEGGKA from the coding sequence ATGTTCGGAATCGGTACAACGGAACTTATCGTCATTTTGGTTGTAGCTCTGATTATCATCGGACCTAAAAAACTTCCCGAACTCATTAAAAACCTTGGTAAAGGTTTATCTGAAGTTAAAAAGATGTCTAATGACGTCAAAAGTACTTTAGATGCAGAAGTCTCTGCTGCGGATAATGAAAGAGAAGCTAAAGAAGCACGCGAGAAAGAAGAAGCTCGCAGAAAAGCTGAAGTAGAAGCTATGGATAAAGCTCGTGCAGCAGAAGCTGAAGAGCTTGAAGCTGATAAGCTTAAAGCTGAAAATCTTAAAGCTGAAGATAAGGCTGAAACTGTAGCTGAAGCTCCTGCCGAGTCCGGTTCTGAAGGTGGAAAGGCATGA
- the guaA gene encoding glutamine-hydrolyzing GMP synthase produces the protein MKHENKVIILDFGSQFTQLIARRIREVGVYSEIHPCNVDPEKIKALNPGALILSGGPSSVLEADSPQLDPAYLEMGVPVLGVCYGMQLLTHYMGGKVVSSEDREYGRAQFNGSGECSLFQGIEGLDDLTVWMSHGDRVQSIPEGFEVCGTTESIPFAAMADEKRKIYAMQFHPEVAHTESGNTMISNFVFKIAGLKADWSMSSFVENSIEEMRKQIGDAQVVLGLSGGIDSTVVAVLLHRAIGKRLHCIFVDNGLLRMHEREEVIGFLEEHFDLNVKCVDSARRFLDQLKGVEDPEKKRKLIGYTFIDVFDEEATALKNVKFLAQGTLYPDVIESESFKGPSAVIKSHHNVGGLPDDMDLELVEPLRELFKDEVRKVAVELGLPDHITWRQPFPGPGLAIRILGEITDERLEILRQADKIVQHELHATGWYRKIWQGFAVLLPLKTVGVMGDNRTYEHVIALRMVDSLDAMTADWSRIPNDILARMSNRIINEVKGVNRVVLDISSKPPATIEWE, from the coding sequence ATGAAACATGAAAATAAAGTAATTATTCTGGACTTCGGGTCTCAGTTTACTCAGCTCATCGCTCGCAGAATACGCGAAGTGGGTGTATATTCCGAAATTCATCCGTGTAATGTTGATCCTGAAAAGATTAAAGCTCTGAATCCCGGAGCATTGATTCTCTCCGGCGGTCCTTCCTCCGTGCTCGAAGCTGATTCTCCTCAGCTTGATCCTGCATATCTCGAAATGGGCGTGCCTGTTTTAGGTGTATGCTACGGAATGCAGCTTCTTACCCACTACATGGGCGGAAAAGTTGTATCTTCTGAAGATAGAGAATATGGACGCGCTCAGTTCAACGGTAGCGGCGAGTGTTCTCTTTTTCAGGGAATCGAAGGGCTGGATGATCTCACCGTCTGGATGAGTCACGGAGACCGTGTACAGTCCATTCCTGAGGGATTCGAAGTTTGCGGAACAACAGAAAGTATTCCTTTCGCAGCAATGGCTGACGAAAAGCGCAAAATATACGCGATGCAGTTCCATCCTGAAGTTGCTCATACTGAAAGCGGAAATACAATGATTTCCAATTTCGTATTTAAAATTGCAGGACTCAAAGCGGACTGGTCCATGTCTTCATTCGTTGAAAACAGCATTGAAGAAATGCGCAAACAGATCGGTGATGCACAGGTTGTACTCGGCCTTTCCGGCGGCATTGATTCAACTGTTGTTGCTGTTCTTCTTCACAGAGCTATCGGAAAAAGATTGCATTGTATTTTTGTTGATAACGGATTGCTTCGCATGCATGAGCGTGAAGAAGTTATCGGTTTCCTCGAAGAGCATTTTGACCTCAACGTTAAGTGCGTTGACTCTGCAAGACGTTTCCTTGATCAGCTTAAAGGTGTTGAAGATCCTGAAAAGAAACGCAAGCTTATCGGCTATACTTTCATTGATGTTTTCGATGAAGAAGCAACAGCTCTTAAGAATGTAAAATTCCTTGCACAGGGAACTTTGTACCCTGATGTTATTGAATCAGAATCATTTAAAGGCCCTTCAGCTGTAATTAAGTCTCACCACAATGTTGGCGGACTTCCTGATGATATGGATCTTGAACTTGTTGAGCCGCTCCGCGAACTATTCAAAGACGAAGTCCGTAAAGTTGCTGTAGAACTTGGTCTTCCTGATCATATCACTTGGCGTCAGCCTTTCCCTGGTCCGGGGCTTGCTATCCGTATTCTTGGTGAAATTACTGACGAAAGACTTGAAATATTGCGCCAAGCAGACAAAATCGTTCAGCATGAACTTCATGCTACCGGCTGGTATCGTAAGATCTGGCAGGGATTTGCAGTTTTGCTTCCTCTCAAGACTGTTGGTGTTATGGGTGATAACCGCACGTATGAGCACGTAATTGCTTTGCGTATGGTTGACAGCCTTGATGCTATGACAGCTGATTGGAGCCGCATTCCTAATGATATTCTTGCTCGTATGTCCAACAGGATTATTAACGAGGTTAAGGGTGTTAATAGAGTTGTTCTTGATATCTCCTCCAAACCACCAGCCACAATTGAGTGGGAGTAA
- the guaB gene encoding IMP dehydrogenase → MEKVVGQSLTFDDVLLLPAYSEVLPDKANVSAKLTEEITLGIPLISAAMDTVTESEMAISMARHGGVGVVHKNMSVRDQVREVEKVKKSESGMVTDPITVHPEDTVGKALDLMAEFKISGFPVVKGEHLAGIITNRDVRFVKDRNTLVSEVMTSRNLITVPPGIPSEEAKRHLHQNRIEKLLVVDEDNRLTGLITIKDIDKVKQYPSAAKDSQGRLRVGAAIGVGRDFMERSSALVDAGVDFLALDSAHGHSKNIIDSVRELRSCFPDVQIVAGNIATYDAAMALAEAGANAVKVGIGPGSICTTRVVAGVGVPQISAIMEAVRACQDRGVCVIADGGIKYSGDVVKALAAGANTVMMGSMFAGTDESPGEKVLYQGRSYKLYRGMGSIDAMKQGSSDRYFQKSTNKLVPEGIVGRVPYKGPVSESIYQIIGGLRSGMGYVGCGSVQELQEKAQFTQMSPAGFKESHVHDVIITKEAPNYRVDSY, encoded by the coding sequence ATGGAAAAGGTAGTTGGTCAGTCTTTGACTTTTGACGATGTTCTCCTTTTGCCTGCCTATTCGGAAGTACTTCCCGATAAGGCGAATGTATCCGCCAAACTAACGGAAGAGATTACTCTCGGAATACCTCTTATCAGTGCTGCAATGGATACCGTTACTGAGTCTGAAATGGCAATTTCAATGGCTCGTCATGGTGGTGTCGGTGTTGTACATAAAAATATGAGCGTTAGAGATCAGGTTCGTGAAGTCGAAAAAGTAAAAAAATCAGAAAGTGGTATGGTCACTGACCCGATTACTGTTCATCCTGAAGATACTGTCGGCAAAGCTCTTGATCTGATGGCTGAATTTAAAATTTCAGGTTTTCCTGTTGTAAAAGGTGAGCACCTTGCAGGTATCATCACTAACCGTGATGTACGCTTTGTCAAAGACAGAAACACACTTGTTTCTGAAGTTATGACAAGCCGTAACCTTATCACCGTGCCTCCTGGAATACCTTCTGAAGAAGCTAAACGTCATCTTCATCAGAATCGTATTGAAAAACTTTTGGTTGTTGACGAAGATAATAGACTTACCGGGCTTATTACCATCAAAGATATTGATAAAGTTAAGCAGTATCCGTCTGCAGCAAAAGACTCACAAGGTAGATTGCGTGTTGGCGCAGCTATCGGAGTAGGTCGCGACTTTATGGAACGTAGTTCCGCTCTTGTTGATGCTGGCGTTGACTTTCTTGCTCTCGATTCTGCGCACGGTCATTCTAAAAATATTATTGATAGTGTTAGAGAACTACGCTCCTGTTTCCCGGATGTTCAGATTGTAGCAGGGAACATAGCAACTTATGATGCTGCTATGGCTCTTGCTGAAGCTGGAGCTAATGCCGTCAAGGTAGGAATTGGACCTGGTTCAATTTGTACAACTCGCGTAGTCGCCGGTGTTGGTGTGCCTCAGATCTCTGCAATCATGGAAGCTGTAAGAGCTTGTCAGGATCGCGGGGTTTGCGTCATTGCTGATGGTGGTATTAAATATTCAGGTGATGTTGTTAAGGCGCTTGCCGCTGGTGCAAACACCGTTATGATGGGTTCAATGTTTGCTGGAACCGATGAAAGTCCCGGCGAAAAAGTTCTCTATCAAGGTCGTAGTTACAAACTTTATCGCGGAATGGGTTCCATTGACGCAATGAAGCAGGGTAGCTCTGATCGTTACTTTCAGAAGAGCACAAATAAGCTTGTACCTGAAGGTATTGTCGGACGCGTCCCTTACAAAGGGCCTGTATCCGAAAGCATTTACCAGATTATTGGTGGCCTTCGTTCCGGTATGGGATATGTCGGTTGTGGATCTGTTCAGGAATTGCAGGAAAAAGCTCAGTTCACTCAGATGTCTCCAGCCGGTTTTAAAGAAAGCCACGTTCACGATGTAATCATCACAAAAGAAGCTCCCAACTATCGGGTTGATTCTTACTAA
- a CDS encoding ABC transporter ATP-binding protein, with product MLKLKNVNTFYGNIQALRNINIEVAKGEIITLIGANGAGKTTTLMTISGVVPPRTGEVIYDGEPIHKKSPDKIVKMGISQVPEGRLIFPDLTIMENLDMGAFLRNDSAGIKEDMEHAFELFPILYERRKQLGGNLSGGEQQMLAISRALMARPKLLLLDEPSLGLAPLIIRQIFEIVKKINKESGTTVFLVEQNANLALKTAHRGYVMENGEIILSDTSEKLLANEDVKKAYLGL from the coding sequence ATGCTTAAGCTTAAAAACGTCAATACGTTCTACGGAAATATTCAGGCTCTCAGAAATATTAATATCGAAGTCGCAAAGGGTGAAATCATCACTCTGATCGGTGCTAATGGTGCCGGGAAGACAACAACTCTTATGACCATTAGCGGAGTTGTGCCTCCGCGAACCGGAGAAGTTATATATGATGGTGAACCCATCCATAAAAAGAGTCCTGATAAAATAGTTAAAATGGGAATTTCTCAGGTTCCTGAAGGTCGCCTTATTTTTCCTGATCTAACAATCATGGAAAATCTCGACATGGGAGCTTTTCTTAGAAATGATTCTGCGGGGATTAAAGAAGATATGGAACATGCTTTTGAGCTTTTCCCTATTCTTTATGAACGCAGAAAACAGCTGGGCGGAAATCTGTCTGGAGGTGAGCAGCAAATGCTCGCAATCTCCAGAGCTTTAATGGCTCGTCCGAAGCTACTTCTTCTCGATGAACCCTCACTTGGGCTGGCTCCGCTAATTATTAGGCAGATTTTTGAAATAGTTAAGAAAATCAATAAGGAGAGCGGTACAACTGTTTTTCTTGTTGAGCAAAATGCCAACCTCGCTTTAAAGACAGCCCATCGCGGTTATGTCATGGAAAACGGGGAGATAATACTCTCTGATACCAGTGAAAAATTGCTGGCAAACGAGGACGTGAAAAAAGCCTATTTAGGACTTTAA
- a CDS encoding ABC transporter ATP-binding protein, which produces MSNEARKVLEVKGVCKDFGGLRALDDVDLDVREGEIVALIGPNGAGKTTFFNCITGIYTPTLGEVNIDPTGDGFKRINGIKTNYVTEMGMARTFQNIRLFPSMSVIENVMIGCHCRTKASFLGAIFRDPRTKKEEQETIIKSYELLKELGLEQFADELACNLPYGAQRRLEIARALATDPFLLLLDEPAAGMNPQETLALEGLIVSIKEKHNISVLLIEHDMKMVMSLSDRIFVLEYGREIAHGTPQEVSENPAVIKAYLGEDLDA; this is translated from the coding sequence ATGAGTAATGAAGCAAGAAAAGTACTTGAGGTTAAAGGAGTCTGTAAAGATTTCGGTGGCCTGAGAGCATTGGATGATGTTGATCTCGATGTACGCGAGGGAGAAATTGTAGCACTTATTGGTCCTAACGGAGCTGGTAAAACTACATTTTTCAACTGCATTACCGGAATCTATACCCCGACCCTTGGGGAAGTTAATATTGATCCTACAGGTGACGGTTTTAAGCGGATTAACGGCATTAAGACAAATTATGTCACTGAAATGGGTATGGCTAGGACATTTCAGAATATTCGCTTGTTCCCATCCATGAGTGTCATTGAAAATGTTATGATAGGTTGTCACTGCCGTACTAAAGCAAGTTTTCTCGGAGCTATTTTCCGTGACCCTCGCACTAAAAAGGAAGAGCAGGAAACCATAATCAAAAGTTATGAACTCCTTAAAGAACTTGGCCTTGAACAATTTGCAGATGAGCTTGCCTGTAATCTCCCTTACGGAGCTCAGCGTCGTCTCGAAATTGCAAGAGCTTTAGCTACTGACCCGTTTCTACTTTTGCTTGATGAGCCTGCCGCCGGTATGAATCCGCAGGAAACTTTGGCTCTTGAGGGATTGATTGTTTCCATAAAAGAGAAACACAATATTTCGGTTCTACTCATTGAGCATGATATGAAAATGGTAATGAGCCTTTCAGACCGTATATTTGTTCTTGAATATGGTCGCGAGATTGCTCACGGCACTCCGCAGGAAGTTAGCGAAAATCCCGCTGTAATCAAGGCTTATCTCGGAGAAGATCTAGATGCTTAA
- a CDS encoding ABC transporter permease subunit, whose translation MEGLKKSLLVSLWFMFLTLPIVGVFVNTIDDVVIWRLERVLYVGICTFFLSFLWRFMISKKEAGAKRDEETGEEQISAFGKILANPSFYYPLLAGVLVFALLFPQIFSMYQVNIMISALIYVVLGLGLNIVVGLAGLLDLGYVAFYAVGAYSYALMNLYWGVNFWVALPIGALLGALCGIILGFPVLRLRGDYLAIVTLGFGEIIRLILENWGDFTHGPSGIANIPRPDFFGLFTGLSNSIHFMYYLMIVLVIFTIFIVNRLKNSRIGRAWQALREDEIACQAMGIDKVKTKLMAFSIGATWAGLVGVVFAAKTSFINPASFTFLESAIILSIVVLGGMGSILGVILGALVLMLLPEYLRAFSEYRMLVFGATMVLVMVFRPQGLVRDVRKKIDIAAVRKALGGANE comes from the coding sequence ATGGAAGGCTTGAAAAAATCTTTACTGGTATCATTGTGGTTCATGTTTTTGACTCTGCCTATTGTCGGAGTCTTCGTGAATACAATTGATGATGTTGTCATATGGCGACTGGAAAGAGTATTATACGTAGGTATATGTACTTTCTTCTTGTCTTTCCTTTGGCGGTTTATGATTAGCAAAAAGGAAGCTGGAGCGAAGAGGGATGAAGAAACGGGTGAAGAGCAGATTTCTGCTTTTGGCAAGATTTTAGCCAACCCATCATTTTATTATCCGTTACTTGCTGGTGTTTTAGTTTTTGCTCTTTTATTTCCACAAATATTTTCCATGTATCAGGTCAATATTATGATCTCAGCACTTATTTATGTAGTGCTTGGGCTCGGGCTTAATATTGTTGTCGGGTTAGCCGGACTGCTTGATCTTGGTTACGTAGCTTTTTATGCAGTAGGTGCTTACTCTTACGCGCTTATGAATTTATATTGGGGTGTTAATTTCTGGGTTGCTTTACCGATCGGAGCGTTGCTTGGTGCTCTTTGCGGTATCATACTCGGTTTCCCCGTGCTTAGGCTTCGCGGTGACTATCTTGCTATCGTTACTCTTGGATTTGGTGAAATTATTCGTCTTATTCTCGAGAACTGGGGAGACTTCACACATGGTCCGAGCGGAATAGCAAATATTCCTCGTCCAGACTTTTTCGGTCTTTTCACAGGCCTCTCAAATTCAATACATTTTATGTATTACTTGATGATTGTGCTTGTTATATTCACGATCTTCATCGTCAACAGACTTAAAAATTCCCGTATCGGTAGAGCATGGCAGGCTCTTCGTGAAGATGAAATTGCTTGTCAGGCCATGGGTATTGATAAAGTTAAAACTAAATTGATGGCATTCTCGATTGGAGCTACTTGGGCCGGATTGGTTGGAGTTGTTTTTGCTGCAAAGACATCTTTCATTAACCCAGCAAGTTTCACGTTCCTTGAATCTGCAATCATTCTTTCAATAGTTGTTCTAGGTGGTATGGGATCAATTCTCGGGGTTATACTCGGCGCTTTGGTGCTCATGCTTCTTCCTGAATACCTCAGAGCTTTCTCCGAATATCGCATGCTAGTTTTCGGAGCAACAATGGTTTTGGTAATGGTCTTCAGGCCACAGGGACTAGTCAGGGATGTACGGAAAAAAATTGATATTGCTGCTGTCAGAAAGGCTTTAGGTGGCGCGAATGAGTAA
- a CDS encoding branched-chain amino acid ABC transporter permease: MDYFWELFFSGLTRGSIYALIALGYTMVYGIIELINFAHGEIYMIGAFVGLTVAGVLTSFGFPAMSIMVLASMAAIVYAAAYGYTLEKIAYRPLRSAPRLSPLISAIGMSIFLQNYVMLAQTSDFISFPSLTPEFAFLDKYSSTIGTSDFLIIVVAAIMMVALTLFIKFTRMGKAMRATAQNRKMAMLVGVNVDQVISVTFIVGSSLAAVGGVLIASHIGQINFFIGFIAGIKAFTAAVLGGIGSVPGAMLGGLILGWTESFCTGYVSSDYEDVFAFALLVIILIFRPSGLLGKAPIQKV, from the coding sequence ATGGATTATTTTTGGGAACTATTTTTCAGCGGACTTACCCGGGGAAGTATCTACGCGCTTATCGCTCTAGGATACACAATGGTTTACGGTATCATTGAGCTTATTAACTTTGCTCATGGCGAAATTTATATGATCGGCGCTTTTGTCGGGCTGACTGTTGCTGGTGTACTTACCAGTTTCGGTTTTCCGGCCATGTCTATTATGGTATTGGCCTCAATGGCTGCTATCGTATATGCGGCTGCATACGGTTATACTCTTGAAAAGATTGCCTACCGTCCTCTTCGAAGTGCACCTAGACTTTCTCCCCTGATTTCCGCAATCGGTATGTCTATTTTCCTACAGAACTATGTAATGCTTGCTCAGACCTCAGACTTCATATCTTTCCCATCCCTTACTCCTGAGTTCGCGTTCTTAGATAAATACTCATCAACAATCGGAACTTCGGATTTCTTGATAATCGTAGTAGCGGCCATCATGATGGTTGCACTTACTCTGTTTATCAAGTTCACCAGAATGGGCAAAGCCATGCGTGCGACAGCACAGAATCGCAAAATGGCTATGCTGGTTGGTGTTAACGTCGATCAGGTCATTTCTGTGACCTTTATTGTTGGTTCATCATTGGCCGCAGTTGGTGGCGTACTTATCGCCTCACACATTGGTCAGATCAACTTTTTCATCGGATTTATCGCAGGTATCAAAGCTTTCACAGCTGCAGTCCTTGGCGGTATCGGGTCTGTTCCGGGCGCAATGCTTGGTGGACTTATCCTTGGTTGGACTGAAAGTTTCTGTACCGGGTATGTCTCCAGTGACTACGAAGATGTATTCGCTTTCGCACTACTCGTAATCATTCTGATTTTCAGACCATCAGGCCTACTTGGTAAGGCTCCGATTCAGAAGGTTTAA